The following coding sequences lie in one Monomorium pharaonis isolate MP-MQ-018 chromosome 1, ASM1337386v2, whole genome shotgun sequence genomic window:
- the LOC118646507 gene encoding extensin-like codes for MGGEQEKEGLRKTRKSRSEGMVIGKSIPVKKTECITTPDALPKSTSAAPASKEADTPVSSRDDLIHIDIDAPTRERAPGPENTRDTPTYYYMPRHIDIDVPTQERAPAPENNRYMPTDDYYYMPRYTDPQSLGGYRGRGGYRGTRYSVPTPITHKQVKNMRKIIQKEKKKAGNVQYTPTGYTPAPAAPGYTPAPAAPGYTGYTFAPTAPAALGYAPAPAAPGYTPAPAAPGYTPAPVAPGYTPAPVAPGYTPAPAAPGYTLAPAAPGYTPAPGYTLAPAAPGYTPAPAAPGYTPAPAAPGYTSAPAAPGYIPAPAAPGYTPAPARYI; via the exons ATGGGGGGAGAGCAGGAAAAAGAAGGACTACGGAAGACAAGGAAAT CTAGGAGTGAAGGCATGGTTATTGGCAAAAGTATTCctgtaaaaaaaacagaatgtATAACAACACCAGACGCTCTCCCAAAAAGTACATCTGCGGCGCCTGCCTCAAAAGAGGCAGATACTCCCGTATCATCAAGAGATGATTTGATACATATTGATATTGACGCACCAACACGAGAACGTGCGCCTGGTCCAGAAAATACTCGAGATACGcctacatattattatatgccGAGACATATTGATATTGACGTACCGACACAAGAACGTGCACCCGCTCCAGAAAATAATCGATATATGCCTAcagatgattattattatatgccGAGATACACAGACCCTCAATCCTTAGGAGGGTATAGAGGTAGGGGAGGATACAGAGGCACACGTTACTCAGTGCCAACGCCAATCACGCACaaa caAGTCAAAAACATGAGAAAGATAATCCaaaaggagaagaaaaaagcTGGAAATGTGCAATATACTCCCACAGGATATACTCCCGCACCGGCCGCACCAGGATATACTCCCGCACCGGCCGCACCAGGATACACAGGATACACTTTTGCACCGACCGCACCGGCCGCACTAGGATATGCTCCCGCACCGGCCGCACCAGGATATACTCCCGCACCGGCCGCACCAGGATATACTCCCGCACCGGTCGCACCAGGATATACTCCTGCACCGGTCGCACCAGGATATACTCCCGCACCGGCCGCACCAGGATACACTCTCGCACCGGCCGCACCAGGATATACTCCCGCACCAGGATATACTCTCGCACCGGCCGCACCAGGATATACTCCCGCACCGGCTGCACCAGGATATACTCCCGCACCGGCCGCACCAGGATATACTTCCGCACCGGCCGCACCAGGATATATTCCTGCACCGGCCGCACCAGGATATACTCCCGCACCGGcgagatatatttaa